The Rubrobacter naiadicus genome window below encodes:
- a CDS encoding DJ-1/PfpI family protein: protein MARKEGFRLGIYVFEGAEIVDFAAPYGVFSVARRFDPELDVFLVGEAMRPVQAQAGFTVLPNYSFGDHPAMDAFLIPGGIGTRPEMHNRNLHDYVRSLPEETLLVSVCTGSWVYAKMGLLDGLAATNRKEPDNTEKPPNGKPPIDRLADIAPACRVSRARVVDAGRILTAGGISSGMEMGFYLLKRAGYDEEFVSEVARVMEYTRAYEAYRDDVEVVGERSPGV from the coding sequence ATGGCACGAAAAGAGGGGTTCAGGCTCGGGATCTACGTGTTCGAGGGCGCCGAGATAGTGGACTTCGCCGCGCCTTACGGGGTATTTTCGGTAGCCCGGCGCTTCGACCCGGAGCTCGATGTCTTCCTCGTCGGGGAGGCGATGCGGCCGGTGCAGGCCCAGGCGGGGTTCACCGTCCTGCCGAACTACTCCTTCGGAGACCATCCGGCGATGGACGCTTTCCTGATCCCGGGCGGCATCGGGACCCGGCCGGAGATGCACAACCGCAACCTGCACGACTACGTCCGTTCCCTCCCGGAGGAGACGCTGCTCGTCAGCGTGTGCACGGGCTCGTGGGTCTACGCGAAGATGGGCCTGCTCGACGGGCTCGCCGCGACCAACCGCAAGGAGCCGGACAACACCGAGAAGCCCCCGAACGGCAAGCCCCCGATCGATCGCCTCGCCGACATCGCGCCCGCCTGCAGAGTCAGCCGGGCCCGGGTCGTGGACGCCGGGCGCATCCTGACGGCAGGCGGCATCTCCTCCGGGATGGAGATGGGCTTCTATTTGCTGAAGCGCGCCGGATACGACGAGGAGTTCGTCTCCGAAGTCGCGCGGGTCATGGAGTACACCAGGGCTTACGAGGCGTACCGCGACGACGTGGAGGTCGTCGGGGAGCGCTCACCCGGCGTATGA
- a CDS encoding cobalamin-independent methionine synthase II family protein: MISARADVVGSLLRPPYLLEARERRAAGELSAADFKRVEDRAVDEALALQERVGLSVVTDGEMRRESFQSQLVEATEGFGPHTLDAYLWGEWHGDERVGDKRTERPQNLGVVGKLRRVRNLSVEEFVYARARTDRTIKVTLPSPSLYASFWSPEVSREAYPTLDEFLEDVARLLREEVEELVRLGATYIQLDAPHYPLLLDPKTRAFYEARGWDLDRWLTRGVELDNHVIGDHPGVTFAFHLCRGNQGSRWLVSGSYEPLARRIFGGINAGRLMLEYDDKRSGTFEPLRHLPEDRTAVLGLVTTKNPRRETVEELEARIREAARYVPLERLAISPQCGFATSVIGNALTPEDEEHKLRVVIETAEKVWGRV, from the coding sequence ATGATCTCCGCCCGCGCCGACGTGGTCGGGAGCCTGCTGCGTCCCCCCTACCTGCTCGAGGCCAGGGAGCGCCGCGCGGCGGGCGAGCTCTCCGCGGCGGATTTCAAGCGCGTCGAGGATCGGGCCGTGGACGAGGCCCTCGCGTTGCAGGAGCGGGTGGGGCTCTCTGTCGTGACCGACGGCGAGATGCGCCGGGAGTCCTTCCAGAGCCAGCTCGTCGAGGCCACCGAGGGTTTCGGTCCCCACACCTTGGACGCCTACCTCTGGGGCGAGTGGCACGGCGACGAGCGGGTGGGAGACAAGAGGACCGAGCGGCCACAGAACCTCGGTGTCGTCGGCAAGCTCCGGCGCGTACGCAACCTCTCGGTCGAGGAGTTCGTCTACGCCCGGGCGCGCACGGACAGGACCATCAAGGTCACGCTCCCGAGCCCTTCCCTGTACGCCAGCTTCTGGTCTCCGGAGGTCTCCAGAGAGGCCTACCCGACGCTCGACGAGTTCCTGGAGGATGTGGCGCGGCTCTTGCGGGAGGAGGTCGAGGAGCTGGTGCGGCTCGGGGCCACCTACATCCAGCTCGACGCCCCCCACTACCCGCTGCTCCTGGACCCGAAGACCCGGGCGTTCTACGAGGCGCGCGGCTGGGACCTCGACCGCTGGCTCACCCGCGGCGTCGAGCTGGACAACCACGTCATCGGGGATCATCCCGGCGTGACCTTCGCGTTCCACCTCTGCCGGGGCAACCAGGGCAGCCGCTGGCTCGTCTCCGGCTCCTACGAGCCGCTGGCGCGGAGGATCTTCGGCGGCATAAACGCCGGGAGGCTCATGCTCGAGTACGACGATAAGAGAAGCGGCACCTTCGAGCCCCTGCGACACCTGCCGGAGGACAGGACGGCGGTCCTCGGGCTGGTGACGACCAAGAACCCCCGCCGCGAGACCGTGGAGGAGTTAGAAGCACGCATCCGCGAGGCGGCCCGCTACGTCCCGCTCGAGCGGCTGGCGATAAGCCCCCAGTGCGGGTTCGCAACCTCGGTCATCGGCAACGCCCTGACACCGGAGGACGAGGAGCACAAGCTCCGGGTGGTGATAGAGACGGCGGAGAAGGTGTGGGGACGCGTCTGA
- a CDS encoding SagB family peptide dehydrogenase, which yields MGRLRQDLNHLISAALLASVVATALTGVVAHLWDLNDFWYHTYSGYVMAAFALVHVVLNWGRLTGYARFRFSRRGSRRKRAAPAAARAPGRHRVLRVAGRAVVSRRGFLALVVGGAGGFLTGQRMGGARSIPEGSDLGLLYHQWSKPGAMDLFGAVSDWGGRPPLYKTYEGAPRVVLPKPRLDGGLPTEEAMERRRSTREYSGEPMTLGELSRVLYLVDGISSERWGYKLRTAPSSGALYPVEIYPVVHGVRGLLPGVYHYDFREHALERLRAGDMRDEVVRQGLGQRFLGRCNAVLILTLIFQRMRFKYRDRTYRYGLIEAGHLGQNLYLAATSMGLGACAVGAFLDDRVNGMLGVDGREEAAIYMLGVGRV from the coding sequence ATGGGGCGCCTGCGCCAGGATCTGAACCACCTCATCAGCGCCGCCCTGCTGGCCTCGGTGGTGGCGACCGCGCTCACCGGCGTGGTCGCCCACCTGTGGGACCTGAACGACTTCTGGTACCACACCTACTCCGGGTACGTCATGGCGGCTTTCGCGTTGGTGCACGTAGTCCTCAACTGGGGGCGCCTGACCGGCTACGCGCGCTTCCGCTTCAGCCGTAGAGGATCGAGGAGGAAGAGAGCGGCTCCCGCTGCCGCACGGGCACCCGGCCGCCATCGGGTGCTCCGTGTAGCCGGGCGTGCCGTCGTCTCGCGGCGGGGTTTTCTGGCGCTGGTCGTCGGGGGTGCGGGCGGCTTCCTGACCGGACAGAGGATGGGCGGGGCGCGCTCGATCCCGGAGGGATCGGACCTGGGCCTGCTCTACCACCAGTGGAGCAAGCCCGGCGCGATGGACCTGTTCGGCGCGGTCTCCGACTGGGGTGGGCGTCCACCGCTCTACAAGACCTACGAGGGCGCGCCCAGAGTCGTGCTGCCGAAGCCGCGCCTGGATGGCGGGCTGCCTACCGAGGAGGCGATGGAGCGCCGCCGCTCGACCCGCGAGTACTCCGGTGAGCCGATGACGCTCGGGGAACTCTCCCGGGTGCTTTACCTGGTGGACGGCATAAGCAGCGAGCGCTGGGGCTACAAGCTGCGGACCGCACCGTCCTCGGGAGCGCTCTACCCCGTGGAGATCTACCCGGTCGTCCACGGCGTGAGAGGGCTCCTGCCCGGCGTCTACCACTACGATTTCAGGGAACACGCGCTGGAGAGGCTGCGTGCGGGCGATATGCGCGACGAGGTCGTGCGCCAGGGGCTCGGGCAGCGGTTCCTCGGCCGGTGCAACGCGGTTTTGATCCTCACCCTCATCTTCCAGCGGATGCGCTTCAAGTACCGGGACCGCACCTACCGCTACGGCCTGATAGAAGCCGGACACCTGGGGCAGAACCTCTACCTCGCGGCCACCTCGATGGGGCTCGGGGCGTGCGCGGTCGGCGCCTTCCTGGACGACCGGGTGAACGGCATGCTCGGCGTGGACGGCAGGGAAGAGGCGGCGATCTACATGCTCGGCGTCGGCAGGGTGTGA
- a CDS encoding zinc metallopeptidase translates to SGQEVSGTRRVLTAAAFTYIAAALTALLTFLYLLFVSRQ, encoded by the coding sequence TCTGGCCAGGAGGTTTCTGGGACGCGGCGGGTTTTGACGGCGGCGGCGTTCACCTACATAGCGGCGGCGCTGACGGCGCTTTTGACCTTCCTGTATCTGCTCTTCGTCAGCAGGCAGTAG